A genome region from Chengkuizengella sp. SCS-71B includes the following:
- a CDS encoding sensor histidine kinase — MESYIIWNAHRNMENTAENLNEKLRENPDYYWINDIRSASLYLVYNEETINPAQHPGARLEHPSSPQSGQSNGIQKPPKKFIDMFMKEAPILIKQLKEDPDKVLKGAEIMGRGKYKTIYHLKVLHNGDLIIQIYKGKEALESVSVAMRFLYSAATLIFVLGIIIIWKISNLIGQEAKNLSAKTKKMGKLDFSDPIVVKSNDEIGQLSSNINILSNKLEEVIDDLKISNEKLNFELEKERSMEQMRRQFVSDVSHELKNPLSMIQGYADGLLHDIPKTEKDKKYYQKIIVEEADRLGKLLKDLLDLSSYESGVFRLTYGQVDLNELIRDILERYQLKADEKGLSIQMDFTEIPMIHADQRRLEQVVVNLLSNALKYSDREGLILIRTNHDGNHVVFSIANTGNLLNQKQMNMVWNSFHQVDSTRPGNGLGLPIIKSIVKLHKGNCSVSVENEMNCFKVQLPIIADCKTQAL; from the coding sequence ATGGAATCGTATATTATATGGAATGCACATCGAAATATGGAGAATACTGCTGAGAATTTGAATGAGAAGCTCCGTGAAAATCCAGACTATTACTGGATTAACGACATTCGAAGCGCAAGTTTGTATCTTGTTTACAATGAGGAAACAATAAATCCAGCTCAACATCCTGGTGCTCGATTAGAACATCCTTCATCTCCTCAATCTGGACAATCTAATGGTATACAAAAGCCACCAAAAAAGTTTATTGATATGTTTATGAAAGAGGCACCCATTTTAATAAAACAGCTCAAAGAGGACCCAGATAAGGTGCTCAAAGGTGCTGAAATAATGGGTAGAGGTAAGTACAAGACCATTTATCACTTGAAGGTTTTACACAACGGTGATTTAATTATACAGATTTATAAAGGCAAAGAAGCTTTAGAATCGGTCTCAGTGGCAATGAGATTTTTATACAGTGCCGCCACTTTGATATTTGTGTTGGGTATAATCATAATCTGGAAAATATCGAATTTAATAGGACAAGAAGCGAAAAACCTGAGCGCCAAAACAAAAAAAATGGGTAAGTTGGATTTTTCCGATCCAATTGTAGTCAAAAGCAATGATGAGATAGGACAGCTATCCAGTAATATCAACATTCTCTCGAATAAGCTGGAAGAGGTCATAGATGATCTTAAAATCTCCAATGAAAAACTGAATTTTGAGCTAGAAAAAGAACGAAGCATGGAGCAAATGCGCAGGCAGTTTGTCTCAGATGTGTCTCATGAACTGAAGAATCCTCTGAGTATGATTCAGGGGTATGCAGATGGACTCCTCCATGACATCCCAAAAACAGAGAAAGATAAAAAATACTACCAGAAGATTATTGTTGAAGAGGCTGATCGACTTGGAAAACTCCTTAAAGACTTGCTCGATTTATCGAGTTATGAGTCAGGCGTATTTAGATTAACGTATGGTCAAGTTGATTTAAATGAACTAATCAGGGATATACTGGAGCGATACCAATTGAAAGCAGATGAAAAAGGACTTTCCATTCAAATGGATTTTACAGAAATCCCTATGATTCATGCAGATCAAAGAAGATTAGAACAAGTAGTAGTCAATCTTTTATCTAATGCGCTTAAATACTCTGATCGTGAAGGGTTGATTCTCATTAGGACAAACCATGATGGAAATCATGTTGTTTTTTCGATTGCTAATACAGGCAACCTATTGAATCAAAAACAGATGAACATGGTATGGAACAGCTTTCATCAGGTTGATAGTACACGTCCTGGAAACGGCTTAGGACTTCCTATTATAAAAAGTATCGTAAAACTGCATAAGGGGAATTGTTCAGTTTCAGTTGAAAACGAGATGAATTGCTTTAAGGTTCAACTACCTATTATTGCTGATTGCAAAACCCAAGCTCTTTGA
- a CDS encoding response regulator transcription factor: protein MKILVVDDEYHIRKVIGDYLRAEGYEVLEGMDGLDCIDKVMVNPNLDLILLDVRMPKMTGFEAIEKIKKLTDVPILFLTALDESYDEIKGLNFGADDYITKPFRFDILIARVNTALRRKRTAKQTLFEVGNFKMDFSKREVKILETFINLTKMEYELLEYFIKNNELVLDRNRILDIVWGYDYYGDPRTVDTHVKTLRVKLGEYAKWILTKRGVGYQFKVG, encoded by the coding sequence ATGAAAATCCTTGTTGTTGATGATGAATATCACATTCGAAAAGTGATTGGAGACTACTTGAGAGCAGAAGGTTATGAAGTTTTAGAAGGCATGGACGGATTGGATTGCATTGATAAAGTAATGGTCAATCCAAATCTGGACTTGATTTTACTTGATGTCAGAATGCCTAAGATGACGGGGTTTGAAGCAATAGAGAAGATTAAAAAGCTGACGGATGTACCTATCCTGTTTTTGACTGCTCTGGATGAGTCTTATGATGAAATTAAAGGTTTGAATTTTGGTGCGGATGACTACATAACAAAACCGTTTCGATTTGATATTTTAATTGCTCGTGTTAATACAGCACTCAGACGTAAAAGAACAGCAAAACAAACACTTTTTGAAGTCGGAAATTTTAAAATGGACTTTTCAAAACGTGAAGTGAAAATTTTGGAAACCTTTATTAATTTAACCAAAATGGAATATGAGCTTCTCGAGTATTTTATAAAGAATAATGAACTTGTTCTTGACAGAAACAGAATTCTTGATATTGTTTGGGGTTACGACTATTACGGCGATCCACGTACAGTAGATACGCATGTTAAAACACTAAGAGTGAAATTAGGAGAATATGCGAAATGGATATTAACAAAGCGGGGTGTAGGTTATCAGTTTAAGGTGGGGTAA